One window from the genome of Pyxicephalus adspersus chromosome 6, UCB_Pads_2.0, whole genome shotgun sequence encodes:
- the CETN3 gene encoding centrin-3, with protein MNVPLRTDLALDKTKKKKKRELTEEQKQEIKDAFDLFDTDKDKAIDYHELKVAMRALGFDVKKADVLKILKDYDGEATGKISFDDFNEVVTDLILDRDPQEEMHKAFKLFDDDDSGKISLRNLRRVARELGENMTDEELRAMIDEFDKDGDGEINIEEFVSIMTGDI; from the exons ATGAATGTACCGCTGAG aacAGATTTGGCCcttgacaaaacaaaaaagaagaaaaaaagagaactaaCAGAAGAACAGAAGCAAGAGATTAAAGATGCATTTGATCTGTTTGATACAGACAAGGACAAAGCAATAGATTATCATGAATTAAAG GTGGCAATGCGAGCTTTGGGGTTCGATGTGAAAAAAGCAGATGTTCTAAAAATCCTAAAGGATTATGACGGTGAAGCCACAGGGAAAATTTCTTTTGATGACTTTAATGAAGTTG ttaCAGACTTAATACTGGATCGTGACCCCCAAGAAGAAATGCACAAAGCTTTTAAACTATTTGATGATGATGACTCTGGAAAAATCAGCTTGAGGAATCTACGTCGAGTTGCCCGGGAACTTGGAGAAAACATGACAGATGAAGAATTGCGGGCTATGATAGATGAATTTGACAAAGATGGTGATGGAGAAA taaatatagaAGAATTTGTTTCTATAATGACTGGCGACATTTAA